The proteins below come from a single Dermatophilaceae bacterium Soc4.6 genomic window:
- a CDS encoding D-alanine--D-alanine ligase family protein produces the protein MSEHPHPSPSARPRVAVVFGGRSSEHAVSCATAGGVLRAIDREKWDVVPVGIAKDGRWVLAADDPEPLRIAPGHLPEVDGSAPAVVVPLGTTDHALTVLEPGVPPRALGDVDVVFPLLHGPFGEDGTLQGYLELSDIRYVGSGVLASAAGMDKHYMKVVFAAAGIPIGPYAVITDRAWVADREAAIASVAGLGYPLFVKPARAGSSMGITRVTGPDGLEAAVEIAREHDPKVVVEQGILGREIECAVLQGHGTDAPRTSQVGEVAVHGEHDFYDFEAKYLAEADVDLACPADLPDAQSDEVRRLAAAAFEALGCEGLARVDCFVTPDGRVLVNEINTMPGFTPFSMYPQMWAASGLAYPQLIDELLNLALERRTGLR, from the coding sequence ATGAGCGAGCACCCCCACCCCAGTCCGTCTGCCCGTCCCCGGGTCGCCGTCGTCTTCGGCGGCCGGTCGTCGGAGCACGCGGTGTCGTGCGCCACCGCCGGTGGCGTGCTCCGAGCGATCGACCGCGAGAAGTGGGACGTCGTGCCGGTCGGCATCGCCAAGGACGGGCGGTGGGTGCTGGCCGCCGACGACCCCGAGCCCCTGCGCATCGCGCCCGGCCACCTGCCCGAGGTCGACGGCTCGGCCCCGGCGGTCGTGGTGCCGCTCGGCACGACTGACCATGCCCTCACCGTGCTCGAGCCCGGGGTCCCACCTCGCGCGCTGGGCGACGTCGATGTCGTGTTTCCGTTGCTGCACGGCCCTTTCGGGGAGGACGGCACGCTGCAGGGATACCTCGAGCTGTCCGACATCCGCTATGTCGGCTCCGGCGTCCTCGCCTCAGCGGCCGGCATGGACAAGCACTACATGAAGGTCGTCTTCGCCGCCGCAGGCATCCCCATCGGCCCGTATGCCGTGATCACCGACCGTGCCTGGGTCGCCGACCGCGAGGCGGCGATCGCGTCGGTCGCCGGGTTGGGGTACCCCCTCTTCGTCAAGCCGGCCCGTGCCGGGTCGAGCATGGGCATCACCCGGGTGACCGGCCCCGACGGGCTCGAGGCCGCGGTCGAGATCGCGCGCGAGCACGACCCGAAGGTCGTCGTCGAGCAGGGGATCCTGGGGCGCGAGATCGAGTGCGCCGTGCTCCAGGGCCACGGCACGGACGCCCCGCGCACCTCACAGGTGGGTGAGGTCGCGGTGCACGGCGAGCACGACTTCTACGACTTCGAGGCGAAGTACCTCGCCGAGGCCGACGTCGACCTGGCCTGCCCCGCCGACCTGCCCGACGCGCAGTCCGACGAGGTGCGCCGGCTGGCCGCAGCGGCTTTCGAGGCTCTCGGGTGCGAGGGTCTGGCCCGGGTCGACTGCTTCGTGACGCCTGACGGTCGTGTCCTGGTCAACGAGATCAACACGATGCCCGGCTTCACGCCGTTCTCGATGTATCCGCAGATGTGGGCGGCCAGTGGCCTGGCCTACCCGCAGCTGATCGACGAGCTGCTCAACCTGGCCCTCGAGCGCCGCACCGGACTGCGCTGA
- a CDS encoding DAK2 domain-containing protein produces the protein MGTQSATSDGALTLLDAAAARRWVLLARSDFAARRAEIDDLNVYPVPDGDTGTNLFLTIDGALAAGAAPAANPRPDELARRSRGFARAMLLSARGNSGVILSQIFCGLADEIESSGATALGGDGVARGLVRADELAWASVGRPVEGTILSVSRAAARAGALAGDDLVVVVRAVLDAAREALAHTPEQLPALARAGVVDAGGTGYVLLLEALERVVGAGAGPVPDRPARPTVRWAPRGRPVLREESAVEQEGEGAPAPASAAYEVMYVLDDSDDARVGALRGRLGDLGDSVVVVGEGGRWTVHVHVETAFAVGASIEAGIEAGRPHRLEVTRFADDSDDTHRGSGAARRPHDGEPASSRTGSAVVACAAGEGLARLFATAGAQVVPSAPRRRASAGQLLDAVRATGAARVLLLPNDGDTVLAADAAARVAAEEGITVRVVAQARAAVQGLAALAVWLPEAGLDDNAATMGAAASATRRGSVTVANREADTPAGRCRVGDVLGLVDGEVTLVGHDLPTIAIALVSSLLAHGGELVTLVVGEQAPAGLAEVVETAARRALPGVDVTRVYGGQPVFALFVGVE, from the coding sequence GTGGGGACGCAGTCGGCCACCAGCGATGGGGCCCTCACGCTCCTCGACGCTGCCGCCGCGCGACGCTGGGTGCTCCTGGCCCGTAGTGACTTCGCGGCGCGACGGGCCGAGATCGACGACCTCAACGTCTACCCGGTCCCCGACGGTGACACGGGGACCAACCTCTTCCTGACGATCGACGGGGCCCTGGCTGCCGGGGCGGCGCCGGCCGCCAACCCCCGGCCCGACGAGCTGGCCCGCCGCTCCCGCGGCTTCGCGCGGGCCATGCTGCTCTCGGCGCGGGGCAACTCCGGGGTCATCCTGAGCCAGATCTTCTGCGGGCTGGCCGACGAGATCGAGAGCAGCGGGGCTACCGCCCTGGGGGGCGACGGGGTGGCGCGGGGTCTCGTGCGGGCCGACGAGCTGGCCTGGGCCAGCGTGGGGCGCCCGGTGGAGGGCACCATCCTCAGCGTCTCGCGGGCAGCCGCCCGGGCCGGGGCCCTCGCCGGTGACGACCTCGTGGTGGTCGTGCGGGCCGTCCTCGACGCCGCCCGCGAGGCGCTGGCACACACCCCCGAGCAGCTGCCGGCCCTGGCCCGTGCGGGCGTCGTCGACGCCGGGGGCACGGGGTACGTCCTGCTGCTCGAGGCGCTCGAGCGCGTCGTGGGGGCGGGCGCGGGCCCAGTCCCCGACCGGCCGGCGCGCCCGACCGTGCGGTGGGCACCCAGAGGCCGTCCGGTGCTCCGTGAGGAGTCGGCGGTCGAGCAGGAGGGCGAGGGGGCGCCCGCGCCGGCGTCAGCGGCCTACGAGGTGATGTACGTGCTCGACGACTCGGACGACGCGCGCGTCGGCGCCCTGCGGGGCCGGCTGGGCGACCTGGGCGACTCGGTCGTCGTGGTGGGGGAGGGCGGACGGTGGACGGTGCACGTGCACGTCGAGACCGCCTTCGCCGTGGGCGCGTCCATCGAGGCCGGGATCGAGGCCGGGCGGCCGCATCGCCTCGAGGTCACGCGCTTCGCCGACGACAGCGACGACACGCACCGTGGCAGCGGCGCCGCCCGACGGCCCCACGACGGCGAACCGGCCTCGTCGCGCACCGGGTCCGCCGTCGTCGCATGTGCCGCCGGCGAGGGGCTGGCCCGGCTCTTCGCGACCGCGGGGGCGCAGGTGGTGCCGAGTGCTCCGCGGCGGCGCGCCTCGGCCGGCCAGCTGCTCGACGCGGTGCGAGCGACCGGCGCCGCGCGGGTGCTGCTGCTGCCCAACGACGGCGACACCGTGCTGGCGGCCGACGCGGCCGCCCGCGTCGCGGCCGAGGAAGGGATCACGGTGCGGGTGGTCGCGCAGGCGCGGGCCGCCGTCCAGGGTCTTGCGGCGCTCGCGGTCTGGTTGCCCGAGGCCGGACTCGACGACAACGCCGCCACCATGGGTGCTGCGGCGTCGGCGACGAGACGAGGCTCGGTCACGGTCGCCAACCGGGAGGCTGACACCCCTGCCGGTCGCTGTCGGGTCGGTGACGTGCTCGGCCTCGTCGACGGCGAGGTCACCCTCGTGGGTCATGACCTGCCTACCATCGCCATCGCGCTCGTGTCGTCGCTCTTGGCGCACGGAGGCGAGCTCGTGACCCTCGTCGTCGGCGAGCAGGCGCCGGCCGGGCTGGCCGAGGTGGTGGAGACCGCGGCGCGGCGCGCCCTCCCCGGCGTCGACGTGACCCGGGTCTACGGCGGCCAGCCCGTCTTCGCGCTCTTCGTGGGGGTGGAGTGA
- a CDS encoding DUF3515 family protein, translating into MIRGVLMIRGVLGLIAVTGALAGCSSAVDVTVPSAAGSAACAAAAREWPSDVSGLAVVTTSPSSPAVRAWGDPSVIARCGVAEPGPSTDCLTVDDVDWVVTQLSDGARFVTFGRSPALEVLVPSVHAAPGNEGSLLPVFSAAARALPATGRACSG; encoded by the coding sequence ATGATCAGGGGGGTCCTCATGATCAGGGGGGTCCTCGGGCTCATCGCGGTCACGGGCGCCCTCGCTGGCTGCAGCTCCGCGGTCGACGTCACGGTGCCCTCCGCGGCCGGCTCGGCAGCCTGTGCGGCAGCAGCCCGCGAGTGGCCGTCCGACGTCTCGGGCCTCGCTGTCGTCACGACCTCTCCGAGCTCTCCCGCGGTGCGCGCCTGGGGTGACCCGTCCGTCATCGCCCGCTGCGGCGTCGCCGAGCCGGGCCCCTCGACCGACTGCCTGACCGTCGACGACGTCGACTGGGTGGTCACGCAGCTCAGCGACGGCGCGCGGTTCGTGACCTTCGGCCGGTCCCCCGCACTGGAGGTGCTGGTGCCTTCCGTGCACGCGGCCCCGGGCAACGAGGGCTCGCTCCTGCCCGTCTTCAGCGCTGCGGCCCGAGCACTGCCGGCCACCGGACGCGCCTGCAGCGGCTGA
- a CDS encoding PLP-dependent transferase: protein MSHLDDLSPASLVVAAGRPERVPGASVNPPIELTSTYAAPEAGVGYGRNGNPTWTAFEDALGALEGGTARVFGSGMAAISATASLVPRGGVVVVPRHAYSLSLSLFASYAEEGYDIRTVDLTDTGAVVAALDGADMVWTESPSNPMMEVADLSAIFAAARAVGAISVCDNTMATPILQRPLELGGDVVVHSVTKYLSGHSDVVLGATVTATDGRGPELLERLTGHRTLHGAIAGPMEVWLALRGLRTLHVRVERSSANAVELASRLAAHPCVEQVRYPGFGGMVAFEVTGDAAAAEAVAAGCELWLNATSLGGVESLIERRRKYAAEAPTVPEHQLRLSVGIEDVDDLWRDLDRALRAAIPRGD, encoded by the coding sequence GTGAGCCACCTCGACGACCTCTCCCCCGCCAGCCTCGTCGTCGCCGCCGGTCGGCCCGAGCGTGTGCCCGGCGCCAGCGTCAACCCGCCCATCGAGCTCACCTCGACGTATGCCGCCCCCGAGGCGGGAGTCGGCTACGGCCGCAACGGTAACCCGACGTGGACGGCCTTCGAGGACGCCCTCGGGGCGCTCGAGGGGGGCACCGCCCGCGTCTTCGGCTCGGGGATGGCCGCGATCTCGGCTACTGCCTCCCTGGTGCCCCGCGGCGGGGTGGTCGTGGTGCCGCGGCACGCCTACAGCCTGTCGCTGTCGCTCTTCGCGAGCTACGCCGAGGAGGGCTACGACATCCGCACCGTCGACCTCACCGACACCGGCGCGGTCGTGGCCGCTCTCGACGGCGCCGACATGGTGTGGACCGAGTCGCCGTCCAACCCCATGATGGAGGTCGCCGACCTCTCCGCGATCTTTGCCGCCGCCCGCGCCGTGGGGGCGATCTCGGTGTGCGACAACACGATGGCGACCCCCATCCTCCAGCGCCCGCTCGAGCTCGGGGGCGACGTCGTCGTGCACTCGGTGACGAAGTACCTGTCCGGCCACTCCGACGTCGTGCTCGGGGCCACCGTGACCGCGACCGACGGTCGCGGCCCCGAGCTGCTCGAGCGCCTGACCGGCCACCGCACCCTGCACGGCGCGATCGCGGGCCCCATGGAGGTCTGGCTCGCGCTGCGCGGCCTGCGCACCCTGCACGTGCGCGTCGAGCGGTCCAGCGCCAACGCGGTCGAGCTGGCCAGCCGCCTCGCCGCCCACCCCTGCGTCGAGCAGGTGCGCTACCCCGGCTTCGGCGGCATGGTCGCCTTCGAGGTCACCGGCGACGCCGCCGCAGCCGAGGCGGTCGCTGCCGGCTGCGAGCTGTGGCTCAACGCCACCAGCCTCGGTGGGGTCGAGTCGCTCATCGAGCGCCGCCGCAAGTACGCCGCCGAGGCTCCCACCGTGCCCGAGCACCAGCTGCGCCTCTCGGTCGGCATCGAGGACGTCGACGACCTCTGGCGTGACCTCGACCGGGCCCTGCGCGCCGCCATCCCTCGCGGAGACTGA
- the thiL gene encoding thiamine-phosphate kinase, giving the protein MPDPGNPGATLADVSEEQLLALIFPLVAPLGPAAEAASSADPAGFGPMVLGPGDDAAVLATASGSVVATTDTMVRDRDWRDAWSTGADVGHKVVAQNLADVAAMGAVPTGLLLTLVADPATPVAWVLDLARGIGEAARGAEVVVLGGDLSSAPGGTLMVSVTALGDLQGRDPVRRSGACPGDLVALAGSLGLAGAGWRLLEAGSVVESGGASPMGAPPPDTVATRAVARQRRPQPPLPAGPQASDAGATSMLDLSDGLLRDAGRVARASGVVLALDEAALAADIALLTPVLGQDLARECVLGGGEEHSLLATFPPGTRLPSGWRVLGRVEALGASGAAGVTVGGRVEAPLGWDHFAG; this is encoded by the coding sequence GTGCCGGACCCCGGCAATCCCGGCGCCACCCTGGCCGACGTGTCGGAGGAGCAGCTGCTGGCCCTCATCTTCCCGCTGGTGGCGCCCCTTGGCCCTGCAGCCGAGGCAGCCTCCTCAGCCGACCCGGCGGGCTTCGGGCCGATGGTGCTCGGGCCCGGCGACGACGCCGCCGTGCTGGCCACCGCCTCGGGCTCCGTCGTCGCGACCACCGACACCATGGTGCGCGACCGTGACTGGCGTGACGCGTGGTCGACGGGCGCCGACGTCGGGCACAAGGTGGTGGCCCAGAACCTCGCCGACGTCGCCGCGATGGGGGCGGTCCCGACCGGGCTGCTGCTCACGCTCGTGGCCGACCCGGCCACACCGGTGGCCTGGGTGCTCGACCTCGCCCGCGGCATCGGGGAGGCGGCCCGCGGCGCCGAGGTGGTGGTCCTCGGCGGCGACCTGTCGTCGGCGCCGGGCGGCACGCTCATGGTGTCGGTGACGGCGCTCGGCGACCTGCAGGGACGCGACCCCGTACGACGGTCCGGCGCCTGCCCCGGCGACCTCGTCGCCCTCGCCGGCAGCCTCGGGCTGGCGGGCGCGGGATGGCGGCTGCTCGAGGCCGGCTCGGTGGTCGAGTCGGGCGGCGCGTCACCGATGGGGGCCCCGCCCCCGGACACGGTGGCGACACGGGCCGTCGCGCGACAGCGGCGGCCGCAGCCACCGCTGCCGGCCGGCCCGCAGGCCTCCGACGCGGGCGCGACCTCGATGCTCGACCTGTCGGACGGCCTGCTGCGTGACGCCGGCCGCGTCGCCCGCGCGAGCGGTGTCGTGCTGGCGCTCGACGAGGCGGCCCTCGCGGCCGACATCGCGCTGCTCACGCCCGTGCTGGGCCAGGACCTGGCCCGCGAGTGCGTGCTCGGCGGCGGGGAGGAGCACTCACTGCTCGCGACCTTCCCACCCGGCACCCGCCTGCCGTCGGGCTGGCGCGTGCTCGGGCGGGTCGAGGCTCTCGGAGCCTCAGGGGCGGCAGGGGTGACCGTCGGCGGTCGGGTGGAGGCACCACTCGGCTGGGACCACTTCGCGGGCTAG
- the cofC gene encoding 2-phospho-L-lactate guanylyltransferase: MSLSAPEPTSEPTGQAHPGWVVVVPVKGGPLAKSRLRAPDGVDHARLATALALDTVAAAVAALGPARVVVVTSDPGIAAAVVSLGALAQADPGDGLDAAVLAGGARAAALPQAEPARVAALLGDLPCLHADDLRAALVACEGDAAAFVPDADGVGTVLLTSAAGHRLRPRFGGGSAHAHEGQGARRLDLDLPRLRRDVDDEDSLRAALCLGVGTHTATLLAHLVVPGPAPSA; this comes from the coding sequence ATGTCCCTCTCCGCTCCCGAACCCACCTCCGAGCCCACCGGGCAGGCCCACCCGGGCTGGGTCGTCGTGGTCCCCGTCAAGGGTGGACCGCTGGCCAAGAGCCGGCTCCGGGCCCCGGACGGGGTCGACCACGCCCGGCTCGCGACGGCGCTGGCCCTCGACACCGTGGCGGCGGCCGTGGCCGCCCTGGGGCCTGCCCGCGTCGTCGTCGTCACCTCCGACCCCGGCATCGCTGCCGCCGTCGTGTCGCTAGGGGCTCTCGCCCAGGCTGATCCCGGGGACGGGCTCGACGCGGCAGTGCTGGCGGGAGGTGCCCGCGCCGCAGCCCTCCCGCAGGCCGAGCCGGCCCGGGTCGCGGCCCTGCTGGGCGATCTGCCCTGCCTCCACGCCGACGACCTGAGGGCCGCCCTCGTGGCGTGCGAGGGCGACGCGGCCGCCTTCGTCCCTGATGCGGACGGCGTGGGCACGGTGCTGCTCACGTCGGCGGCGGGCCACCGGCTGCGCCCGCGTTTCGGCGGGGGCTCGGCACACGCCCACGAGGGGCAGGGCGCCCGGCGTCTCGACCTCGACCTGCCCCGTCTGCGTCGGGACGTCGACGACGAGGACTCGCTGCGCGCGGCCCTGTGCCTCGGCGTCGGCACCCACACGGCGACCCTGCTGGCCCACCTCGTGGTGCCCGGGCCTGCCCCGAGTGCCTAG
- a CDS encoding NAD(P)H-dependent glycerol-3-phosphate dehydrogenase, protein MTRAAVIGSGSWGTAFAATMAHAGTEVVMWARRAELAEQITLGRNDQYLPGIDLPPGLRATSDIAEAIDHADVVVFAVPSQTLRAGLEQWAGLLPEDAAVVSLMKGVELGTTMRMSQVIAEVGRVEDDRIVVVSGPNLAREIASRQPAASVVACTDELMAERVADACVTAWFRPYTNDDVVGVELGGAVKNVVALAVGMAEGMGLGDNTKASLITRGLAETARLGSALGAAPTTLMGLAGVGDLIATCMSPLSRNHTFGVELARGRTVAEVSAGLQQVAEGVKSCESILQLGHDHGVELPIVGAVAAVVQGRVTPGEMVGALMGRSLKSEAD, encoded by the coding sequence GTGACACGCGCCGCCGTCATCGGCAGTGGCAGCTGGGGGACGGCGTTCGCAGCCACCATGGCTCACGCCGGCACCGAGGTCGTCATGTGGGCCCGCAGGGCCGAGCTCGCCGAGCAGATCACCCTCGGGCGCAACGACCAGTACCTCCCCGGCATCGACCTGCCCCCCGGCCTCCGCGCCACCAGCGACATCGCCGAGGCCATCGACCACGCCGACGTCGTCGTCTTCGCGGTGCCGTCGCAGACCCTGCGGGCGGGACTGGAGCAGTGGGCCGGCCTGCTGCCGGAGGACGCGGCGGTCGTCTCGTTGATGAAGGGGGTCGAGCTCGGCACGACCATGCGCATGAGTCAGGTCATCGCCGAGGTCGGGCGGGTCGAGGACGACCGCATCGTCGTCGTGTCGGGCCCGAACCTCGCCCGCGAGATCGCCTCGCGCCAGCCGGCGGCGAGCGTGGTCGCGTGCACCGACGAGCTGATGGCCGAGCGCGTCGCCGACGCGTGCGTCACCGCGTGGTTCCGGCCCTACACCAACGACGACGTGGTGGGCGTCGAGCTCGGCGGGGCGGTGAAGAACGTCGTGGCGCTCGCCGTCGGCATGGCCGAGGGGATGGGCCTGGGTGACAACACGAAGGCGTCGCTCATCACCCGCGGCCTCGCCGAGACCGCGCGGCTGGGCTCTGCGCTCGGTGCCGCTCCGACCACGCTCATGGGTCTCGCCGGGGTCGGCGACCTCATCGCCACCTGCATGTCACCCCTGTCGCGCAACCACACCTTCGGGGTGGAGCTGGCCCGGGGCCGCACGGTCGCCGAGGTCTCGGCGGGCCTGCAGCAGGTCGCCGAGGGCGTGAAGTCGTGCGAGTCCATCCTCCAGCTGGGCCACGACCACGGGGTCGAGCTGCCGATCGTGGGGGCCGTCGCCGCGGTCGTCCAGGGGCGGGTCACCCCGGGTGAGATGGTCGGGGCGCTGATGGGCCGCAGCCTGAAGTCCGAGGCCGACTGA
- a CDS encoding PfkB family carbohydrate kinase: MSEPRVIHTAQALVDEIAVVEALPPRGGNAVATGFGRYAGGAVTVLVAAARAGAVAVHSGSVGTGPQADLVRTTLGAEGIAISSPVVSGLDTGVCLVMIDADGERTFVTTQGAERHVTAASLASAVPSSGDLLCLSGYSLVGPTCEPVLALLDGLDDDVVVVLDPGAPFAELPAQLRAQVLARTDLWTGNAQEAADLTGRPEPARSVAALTALLRPGAVAVVRDGAEGCYLQSSTGTLAVPGFPQKALDTNGAGDTHTGVLLAELARGTLLTTAARRANAAAALKVRRRGPATAPTRSEVDALLVSSVPTSGSGI, encoded by the coding sequence GTGAGCGAGCCCCGGGTGATCCACACGGCCCAGGCCCTGGTCGACGAGATCGCGGTCGTCGAGGCGCTGCCCCCACGCGGCGGCAACGCCGTGGCCACCGGCTTCGGTCGGTATGCCGGTGGTGCCGTCACGGTGCTCGTCGCGGCCGCTCGCGCGGGCGCCGTTGCGGTGCACTCGGGCTCGGTCGGGACCGGCCCGCAAGCCGACCTCGTGCGCACCACCCTCGGCGCCGAGGGGATCGCGATCAGCAGCCCCGTGGTATCCGGCCTCGACACCGGTGTGTGCCTCGTGATGATCGACGCCGACGGTGAGCGCACGTTCGTCACGACCCAGGGAGCCGAGCGCCACGTCACCGCCGCGAGCCTGGCCTCGGCGGTCCCCTCGTCGGGCGACCTGCTGTGCCTGAGCGGCTACTCCCTCGTCGGGCCCACGTGCGAGCCGGTCCTGGCCCTGCTCGACGGGCTCGACGACGACGTCGTGGTCGTCCTCGATCCCGGGGCGCCCTTCGCCGAGCTGCCGGCACAGCTGCGGGCACAGGTGCTGGCCCGGACGGACCTCTGGACCGGCAACGCCCAGGAGGCCGCCGACCTGACCGGTCGCCCCGAGCCGGCCCGGTCGGTCGCGGCCCTGACCGCCCTGCTCCGCCCCGGGGCGGTCGCGGTGGTGCGTGACGGGGCCGAGGGCTGCTACCTGCAGAGCAGCACGGGGACGCTCGCCGTCCCGGGCTTCCCGCAGAAGGCCCTCGACACCAACGGTGCCGGGGACACGCACACAGGCGTCCTGCTGGCCGAGCTGGCTCGAGGCACCCTCCTGACCACAGCAGCGAGGCGGGCCAACGCCGCCGCCGCCCTCAAGGTCAGGCGCAGGGGCCCGGCTACGGCGCCGACCCGGTCGGAGGTCGACGCCCTGCTCGTGAGCTCAGTCCCGACCTCGGGTTCGGGGATCTGA
- a CDS encoding lysophospholipid acyltransferase family protein: protein MPTGAIGASYASAVVYGRETRTGTVEPARRRQRLNAGYVVAQAIVRPVMFLFTRKVWTGWEHLPREGGFVASPNHLSNFDPFPVSWYLFHSGCVPFFLGKESLFRLPLVGRLLHAAGQVPVYRRSSKAGDAYRAAVQGVRDGKCIVVFPEGTLTRDPQLWPMVGKSGAARIALETRCPLVPMAHWGSQDVIPHYGRGLHLLPRKTLRVTAGAPVDLSDLYGRAVDAATLREATERLMAAVADLVGGLRNETPPTRLWDPREHGQSDTGNYLKEQE, encoded by the coding sequence ATGCCGACCGGCGCCATCGGGGCGTCGTACGCCTCGGCGGTAGTGTACGGCCGAGAGACGAGGACGGGCACCGTGGAGCCAGCGCGTCGACGACAGCGTCTCAACGCCGGATACGTGGTCGCGCAGGCGATCGTGCGTCCTGTCATGTTCCTGTTCACCCGGAAGGTCTGGACGGGGTGGGAGCACCTGCCGCGCGAGGGCGGGTTCGTCGCCTCACCGAACCACCTGTCGAACTTCGACCCCTTCCCGGTGTCGTGGTACCTCTTCCACAGCGGCTGCGTGCCCTTCTTCCTGGGCAAGGAGTCGCTCTTCCGCCTGCCGCTGGTCGGGCGTCTGCTGCACGCAGCCGGGCAGGTGCCGGTCTACCGCCGCAGCAGCAAGGCCGGCGACGCCTACCGAGCGGCCGTGCAGGGTGTGCGCGACGGCAAGTGCATCGTCGTCTTCCCCGAGGGGACCCTCACCCGCGACCCGCAGCTGTGGCCGATGGTCGGCAAGTCGGGGGCCGCCCGCATCGCCCTCGAGACGCGGTGCCCGCTGGTGCCCATGGCGCACTGGGGGTCGCAGGACGTGATCCCGCACTACGGCAGGGGCCTGCACCTGCTGCCCCGCAAGACCCTGCGGGTCACGGCCGGCGCACCGGTCGACCTCAGCGACCTCTATGGTCGGGCGGTCGACGCCGCGACGCTGCGCGAGGCCACCGAGCGGTTGATGGCCGCGGTCGCCGACCTCGTCGGGGGCCTGCGCAACGAGACCCCACCGACCCGGCTGTGGGACCCGCGCGAGCACGGACAGAGCGACACCGGCAACTACCTCAAGGAGCAGGAGTGA
- the rpmB gene encoding 50S ribosomal protein L28 gives MAATCDVCGKRPSFGHNISHSHRRTKRRWNPNIQRVKAIVKSTPTHLNVCTSCLKAGKVTR, from the coding sequence GTGGCTGCCACCTGCGACGTCTGCGGCAAGCGACCGTCCTTCGGACACAACATCTCGCACTCGCACCGTCGGACGAAGCGCCGTTGGAACCCCAACATCCAGCGCGTCAAGGCGATCGTGAAGTCGACGCCGACCCACCTCAACGTCTGCACCTCCTGCCTCAAGGCAGGCAAGGTCACTCGCTGA
- a CDS encoding Lrp/AsnC ligand binding domain-containing protein produces MVQAYILIQTEVGKAATVAESVGAIPGVVVAEDVTGPYDCIARVEATTVDELGKLVIARIQDVPGITRTLTCTVVHV; encoded by the coding sequence GTGGTCCAGGCCTACATCCTGATTCAGACGGAGGTCGGCAAGGCTGCGACCGTGGCCGAGTCGGTCGGCGCGATCCCCGGGGTGGTCGTCGCCGAAGACGTCACCGGCCCCTATGACTGCATCGCCCGCGTCGAGGCCACCACCGTCGACGAGCTGGGCAAGCTGGTCATCGCCCGGATCCAGGACGTCCCCGGCATCACCCGCACCCTCACCTGCACGGTCGTCCACGTCTGA
- a CDS encoding DUF1990 domain-containing protein, producing MTTPTSPMSPMSPARAAHLRAEDPTYDVSLSPDDPAPCGFTAFARSRALPPDVDLDTARNRLLHWRVQRGAGLRVTASSERVTEGVVVDLRVGVGPLAVTAPCRVVDVVDEPDWCGFTYVTLPGHPEAGVESFTVTLDAQGRTVLRVAAVSRPATLVTRVGGPLGRLAQQLITVRYLRALDQPG from the coding sequence ATGACGACCCCGACGAGCCCGATGAGCCCGATGAGCCCGGCCCGGGCGGCCCACCTGCGGGCCGAGGACCCGACGTATGACGTCTCGCTCTCGCCCGATGACCCGGCACCGTGCGGTTTCACCGCCTTCGCCCGCAGCCGGGCCCTGCCGCCCGACGTCGACCTCGACACCGCCCGCAACCGGCTGCTGCACTGGCGCGTCCAGCGTGGAGCCGGGCTGCGGGTGACGGCGTCGAGCGAGCGGGTGACCGAGGGCGTGGTGGTCGACCTCCGCGTCGGGGTCGGCCCGCTGGCCGTCACGGCGCCGTGCCGCGTCGTGGACGTGGTCGACGAGCCGGACTGGTGCGGGTTCACCTACGTCACGCTGCCCGGTCATCCGGAGGCCGGCGTGGAGTCGTTCACCGTCACTCTCGACGCCCAGGGCCGGACCGTGCTGCGGGTCGCCGCCGTCTCTCGACCGGCCACGCTGGTCACGCGCGTCGGTGGCCCGCTGGGCCGTCTGGCCCAGCAGCTGATCACGGTCCGCTACCTGCGGGCGCTCGACCAGCCCGGCTGA